In the Paramisgurnus dabryanus chromosome 5, PD_genome_1.1, whole genome shotgun sequence genome, one interval contains:
- the utp6 gene encoding U3 small nucleolar RNA-associated protein 6 homolog yields MADHVQQRIEDRIPALEQLERVGLFSNKEVKSMLKRSTALEYKLHRAVQSKEDFIAYVQYEINVLELIKKRRARIGYHFKREEIEFPIVGGINYVFRRATTKWQDDVQLWLSQVVFNKKWGTKGQLSKVLSSMLAIHPDKPALWIMAAKCEMEERNSSESARHLFLRALRFHPEDEKVYQEYFRMELMHAEKLRKQQQELEQAKMDVGEYTFSPEIMNGKLAEVVYADATQKIKGAKFILSLLKIAATFDFTKDLQDTIHQDLQSRYKDDCLMWDFMAKRELEAAVAPELQSAKGSAIETERREERCCLIYEEAVKSLNTEAMWLCYITFCLERYKRKTNVTELKKKRKECLLRVLQSAHDAELLQETFYKTWLEVLLSTGDSVSAIRIAIAATQRFSQSVEMWKLSLQTLVHLESPEAGHLFEEALNRVNPKESLPLWQLQADWSMASKTPEETEAFFQKGLLSLVPAVSSTIKEKYIEWSYETGGYKKARKTFTSLHEHRPFTKAFFTKMIHIEKEQETPKMSNLRDYYERALREFGSSDENLWMDYIKEELKHGNPEKSGSLHWRAVKTLEGQSVERFTTQYTLLQTGHI; encoded by the coding sequence ATGGCTGACCATGTGCAACAGCGAATAGAAGACCGAATCCCGGCGCTTGAACAGCTAGAGAGGGTCGGTTTGTTCAGCAATAAAGAAGTCAAATCCATGCTGAAAAGATCTACTGCTCTGGAATACAAACTGCACCGAGCTGTTCAAAGCAAGGAGGACTTCATCGCGTACGTACAGTATGAAATTAATGTCCTAGAGCTTATCAAGAAGAGAAGAGCAAGAATCGGGTACCATTTTAAACGAGAAGAAATTGAGTTTCCCATCGTCGGCGGCATAAACTATGTTTTCAGAAGAGCTACAACAAAATGGCAGGACGATGTGCAGCTATGGCTTTCACAAgttgtttttaacaaaaaatggggCACGAAGGGTCAGCTCAGCAAGGTTTTATCCTCTATGTTAGCCATTCATCCCGACAAACCAGCTTTGTGGATAATGGCTGCCAAATGTGAGATGGAAGAAAGGAATTCTTCAGAGAGCGCCCGGCATCTCTTCCTCCGCGCCTTGCGCTTTCATCCCGAAGACGAGAAAGTTTATCAGGAGTATTTCCGAATGGAGCTCATGCATGCTGAGAAACTCAGGAAACAGCAGCAAGAGTTGGAACAAGCTAAAATGGATGTGGGGGAATACACGTTTTCTCCAGAGATCATGAACGGTAAACTGGCTGAGGTTGTGTACGCGGATGCTACGCAAAAAATTAAAGGAGCTAAATTCATCTTGTCCCTGCTAAAGATCGCCGCAACCTTTGACTTCACAAAAGATTTACAGGACACCATCCATCAAGATCTGCAGAGTCGGTATAAGGATGACTGTCTGATGTGGGATTTCATGGCTAAGCGTGAGCTGGAAGCTGCAGTGGCCCCTGAGCTCCAGTCAGCCAAAGGAAGTGCAATCGAAACGGAGCGCAGAGAGGAGCGTTGCTGTCTCATTTACGAAGAAGCTGTGAAGAGCCTTAATACTGAGGCGATGTGGTTGTGCTACATTACATTCTGTCTTGAGAGATACAAAAGAAAGACAAATGTAACGGAACTCaagaaaaaaaggaaagagTGCTTACTCAGAGTTTTGCAGAGTGCCCATGATGCCGAGCTTCTCCAAGAGACGTTTTACAAAACCTGGCTAGAGGTCCTTTTGTCGACAGGAGATTCAGTTTCTGCTATACGAATTGCCATCGCTGCAACCCAGCGCTTTAGTCAATCAGTCGAGATGTGGAAACTCAGCCTGCAGACTTTGGTCCATCTGGAGAGCCCGGAGGCAGGACATCTATTTGAGGAAGCCCTGAATCGGGTGAACCCCAAAGAAAGTCTGCCGTTATGGCAATTGCAGGCAGATTGGAGCATGGCTTCGAAAACACCAGAAGAAACCGAGGCCTTTTTTCAGAAAGGGCTTTTGTCCCTAGTGCCTGCAGTGTCATCGACCATCAAGGAAAAATACATTGAATGGTCATATGAGACCGGTGGCTACAAAAAGGCTAGAAAAACATTTACAAGCTTACATGAACACAGACCCTTCACTAAAGCGTTCTTCACGAAGATGATCCACATTGAGAAGGAGCAGGAGACACCGAAGATGAGTAACCTGAGGGACTATTACGAACGAGCACTTCGTGAGTTCGGCTCTTCAGATGAAAATCTCTGGATGGACTACATCAAGGAAGAGTTAAAACATGGAAACCCAGAAAAAAGTGGAAGTCTTCATTGGAGGGCCGTTAAAACCCTGGAGGGACAAAGTGTTGAGCGTTTCACGACTCAGTACACACTGCTACAGACCGGGCACATCTAA
- the atosb gene encoding atos homolog protein B, with amino-acid sequence MRHIHVELARKEPPVELPAQAGNLPQPDTQSESSEPGVRRSTPRPFREEEIRLQKVYQLSILSQRGGFGENQETPRPVRVGMKRGLDGAPVPVAHKRLFQEDEDDDDESEGEVLCGSGVEPLFPSSLYEHRDSDIPRSPPLSPSHQMIPGRRPAQHNHDRPIPDVFAPLSPKSPPMVDPQGHHSTWGHCEGSPPPLTPRTEASMAGSIPADSKDCPRDEGHTNSNLSVEVKGTICTTESSWAPVRFSTPAEVVEWGTSLESSPPPSEMKTTSSSNGLSSPEKTPVEANGLMLGSSTVCQVKKRLLSPSDTGESCSEDEGPSTSKRSRLALLAPGLGLASCRSTDAKGAPFWNHLLPSARETTKTATDCSRAGRRLKAGNRLKSRQLRSGRRTDTSRSCSSISSLSSISRPLLGNFEESILKGRFTPSGRIEGFTAEIGASGSYCPQHATLPVQVTYYDTSEHSAPSPFLGVILLEPLGKKGYSVPKAGTIQVTLFNPNKTVVKMFLVTYNFGDMPVNHMTFLRHRIFLVPVEEPEVSGEGQEGSLSDRKKILCYLIHLRFHSSKSGKIYLHNDIRLLFSRKSIEVDAGIPYELKSFTEVPRNPKYSPRV; translated from the exons ATGCGTCACATCCACGTGGAACTGGCTCGCAAAGAGCCACCCGTTGAGCTTCCAGCCCAGGCTGGGAATTTACCTCAGCCTGACACTCAGAGCGAAAGCTCAGAGCCTGGCGTACGACGATCAACTCCCAGGCCTTTCAGAGAAGAAGAGATACGGCTGCAGAAGGTCTACCAGCTGTCCATCCTCTCTCAAAGAGGCGGTTTTGGAGAAAATCAAGAAACACCACGACCGGTTAGAGTAGGCATGAAGCGTGGCCTGGATGGTGCACCGGTCCCTGTCGCCCACAAGCGTCTTTTCCAAgaggatgaagatgatgatgatgagtcAGAAGGGGAGGTGCTGTGTGGGTCTGGGGTGGAACCACTCTTCCCCAGTTCACTTTATGAGCACAGAGACTCAGACATACCTAGGTCACCTCCCCTTTCCCCATCACATCAAATGATACCTGGTCGCCGGCCTGCCCAGCACAACCACGACAGGCCCATCCCAGATGTATTCGCCCCGCTCTCCCCGAAATCTCCACCCATGGTTGACCCCCAGGGACATCACTCCACCTGGGGCCACTGTGAGGGGAGTCCTCCCCCCCTTACTCCTAGGACTGAGGCCTCCATGGCTGGGAGTATCCCAGCTGATTCCAAAGACTGTCCACGGGATGAGGGCCATACCAACAGTAATCTTTCAGTGGAGGTTAAGGGAACGATATGCACCACAGAGAGCAGTTGGGCACCTGTCCGGTTTTCAACACCAGCTGAAGTTGTCGAATGGGGGACCAGTTTGGAGTCTTCTCCTCCACCATCAGAAATGAAGACCACCTCCTCTTCTAATGGACTGAGCTCTCCTGAGAAAACTCCAGTGGAAGCAAATGGCCTGATGTTGGGGTCATCCACTGTCTGCCAGGTAAAGAAAAGACTTCTCTCACCCAGTGATACAGGAGAGTCCTGTTCAGAGGATGAGGGGCCATCCACGTCAAAACGCAGTCGGCTGGCACTGTTAGCGCCGGGACTTGGGTTAGCATCCTGTCGCAGCACTGACGCCAAGGGTGCACCCTTCTGGAACCATCTTTTACCATCGGCAAGGGAGACCACAAAG ACGGCTACAGACTGTTCACGAGCAGGAAGAAGGCTCAAAGCTGGGAATCGTCTCAAATC TCGACAGCTGCGCAGTGGACGTAGGACAGACACCAGTCGTTCCTGTAGTTCCATCTCCTCTTTATCATCCATAAGCAGACCCCTCCTTGGCAACTTTGAG GAGTCAATTCTAAAAGGTCGTTTCACTCCATCCGGACGCATTGAGGGCTTCACAGCAGAGATCGGGGCAAGCGGTTCCTATTGCCCGCAACACGCCACCTTACCTGTGCAAGTTACTTACTACGACACCTCAGAGCACAGCGCTCCTTCCCCCTTTCTG GGGGTAATCCTGCTCGAGCCTCTTGGAAAGAAAGGATACAGTGTACCCAAAGCAGGGACCATTCAAGTG ACCTTATTTAACCCCAATAAGACTGTggttaaaatgtttctggtgaCGTATAATTTTGGCGACATGCCTGTTAATCACATGACCTTCTTGCGCCACCGTATCTTCCTGGTGCCTGTGGAGGAGCCTGAGGTTTCAGGGGAGGGGCAAGAGGGCTCCTTGTCTGACAGGAAGAAGATTCTTTGCTACTTGATACACCTCAG ATTCCATAGTTCCAAATCTGGGAAAATCTACTTGCACAATGATATCCGGCTGCTATTCTCCCGCAAGTCCATTGAGGTGGACGCTGGGATTCCTTACGAGCTGAAATCCTTCACCGAGGTGCCAAGAAACCCCAAATACTCCCCGAGGGTATGA
- the ranbp1 gene encoding ran-specific GTPase-activating protein isoform X2, giving the protein MADTKEAQEDHEPSTENVEDANHDPQFEPIVSLPEQDVKTLEEDEEELFKMRAKLYRFASENDPPEWKERGTGDVKLLRHKEKGSIRLLMRRDRTLKICANHNIMPLMELKPNAGSDRAWVWTTHADFADEQPKAELLAIRFLNAENAQKFKVKFDECKEEVRKSLESEINSPNKVAEKLEELSVKDDKTKSSEEKKVEVKEEKKGRMKRNELRSVETHGSSTCRFSLFYNRLKLKLDTLFLFGLLTSQDLGATLNASISSIIKLL; this is encoded by the exons ATGGCGGACACAAAG GAGGCACAAGAAGATCACGAACCATCCACAGAAAATGTAGAAGACGCCAACCACGACCCCCAGTTTGAGCCCATAGTCTCACTACCTGAGCAGGATGTCAAAACTCTAGAGGAAGATGAAGAGGAACTTTTCAAAAT gaGGGCAAAGCTGTACCGCTTTGCCAGTGAGAACGACCCCCCTGAGTGGAAGGAACGTGGGACGGGCGATGTTAAACTCCTCCGACACAAAGAGAAAGGTTCCATCCGCCTTCTCATGAGAAGAGATCGCACTCTCAAAATCTGTGCCAACCATAACA TTATGCCGTTGATGGAACTGAAGCCCAATGCAGGGAGTGACAGGGCCTGGGTGTGGACCACACATGCTGACTTTGCAGATGAACAACCTAAAGCAGAGCTGCTGGCAATCAGATTCCTCAATGCAGAGA ATGCACAGAAGTTCAAGGTCAAGTTTGATGAATGCAAAGAAGAGGTCCGAAAGTCTCTAGAAA GTGAGATAAATAGTCCAAACAAAGTGGCAGAGAAGTTGGAGGAGCTCTCGGTGAAGGACGACAAGACAAAAAGCTCAGAAGAGAAAAAAGTGGAGGTCAAGGAAGAGAAAAAAG GAAGGATGAAAAGAAATGAGCTCAGGAGCGTTGAGACACATGGATCCTCCACTTGCCGTTTTTCCCTTTTCTACAACAGACTCAAATTAAAATTGGACACTTTATTCCTTTTTGGCCTCTTGACTTCACAAGACCTTGGTGCCACTCTTAATGCGTCCATTTCCTCTATCATCAAGCTGTTGTGA
- the ranbp1 gene encoding ran-specific GTPase-activating protein isoform X1, producing MADTKEAQEDHEPSTENVEDANHDPQFEPIVSLPEQDVKTLEEDEEELFKMRAKLYRFASENDPPEWKERGTGDVKLLRHKEKGSIRLLMRRDRTLKICANHNIMPLMELKPNAGSDRAWVWTTHADFADEQPKAELLAIRFLNAENAQKFKVKFDECKEEVRKSLESEINSPNKVAEKLEELSVKDDKTKSSEEKKVEVKEEKKEEVKEEKKEEVKDEKK from the exons ATGGCGGACACAAAG GAGGCACAAGAAGATCACGAACCATCCACAGAAAATGTAGAAGACGCCAACCACGACCCCCAGTTTGAGCCCATAGTCTCACTACCTGAGCAGGATGTCAAAACTCTAGAGGAAGATGAAGAGGAACTTTTCAAAAT gaGGGCAAAGCTGTACCGCTTTGCCAGTGAGAACGACCCCCCTGAGTGGAAGGAACGTGGGACGGGCGATGTTAAACTCCTCCGACACAAAGAGAAAGGTTCCATCCGCCTTCTCATGAGAAGAGATCGCACTCTCAAAATCTGTGCCAACCATAACA TTATGCCGTTGATGGAACTGAAGCCCAATGCAGGGAGTGACAGGGCCTGGGTGTGGACCACACATGCTGACTTTGCAGATGAACAACCTAAAGCAGAGCTGCTGGCAATCAGATTCCTCAATGCAGAGA ATGCACAGAAGTTCAAGGTCAAGTTTGATGAATGCAAAGAAGAGGTCCGAAAGTCTCTAGAAA GTGAGATAAATAGTCCAAACAAAGTGGCAGAGAAGTTGGAGGAGCTCTCGGTGAAGGACGACAAGACAAAAAGCTCAGAAGAGAAAAAAGTGGAGGTCAAGGAAGAGAAAAAAGAAGAGGTAAAGGAAGAGAAGAAAGAGGAGGTGAAGGATGAAAAGAAATGA